Within Sphingobium sp. KCTC 72723, the genomic segment GCTGAAGAATCTTGGGATAGCGATCTAGATTTGCCGCATCGACAGCGAAGTCCGCCGAACGCGCACCAACCCCAATGGTGCTAGCGGGCTCGCTGTCGCGCCATGAGAAACAGCATGTAATACAGCGAAAGATCGTCCAAACGACGGTGTCGTCCTGCCACCCTTGATAGTCTACTATCGCGTTAGCTCTCGAACAGCGTGGACACAGCATATCGCTCATTTTGCAACTCCTTGCTGAAGTAACCGGATTGCCTTGCTCAACGCGTCAATGTCCGGGCCAGTCGGTGGACTAACGAGATGTGCCTCGCCGATGGGATCGGGCCGCAGGTAGCTTGTCGCGTCAATGATCAGCCGGTGGCCCTTGCCAGGCACGACCGCAGACGGGTCGATCGGCACGGCAGGCATGTTGGGAAGCACGATTATATCGTCGGCGCGGGTACGCGTCGACAGCGCCCACATGACTTGGTTAAGGTCGAAAGGATCAACATCGGCATCAACCATGATCAGGTTCTTGAGATACATAACGCCGTGCGGCGTGCTCAGCGCACGCAGAGCAACGGTCTTGGCGAAGCCCGCCATCCGGTTTTTGACCGAGATGATCCCGGTCAAACCGTGTTGGTAGAGCGCGTTGACGGCAGTGACTTCGGGAAAGTCCTTGCGCAACTGGGCATATATAGGCGCGGAGGTGTGCAACCCGATCAGCGTGTCGTGCTCGGTCCAGCCA encodes:
- a CDS encoding non-oxidative hydroxyarylic acid decarboxylases subunit D; translation: MSDMLCPRCSRANAIVDYQGWQDDTVVWTIFRCITCCFSWRDSEPASTIGVGARSADFAVDAANLDRYPKILQQVGK